A window of Diorhabda carinulata isolate Delta chromosome 7, icDioCari1.1, whole genome shotgun sequence contains these coding sequences:
- the LOC130896254 gene encoding vesicle transport through interaction with t-SNAREs homolog 1A isoform X2 — translation MVSLFENYEQQYSVLTADITAQIGLLTASATKDRRQLISNIEKHVEEAQELLEQMELEAREVDQSKRQRCRTKLDCYRAELKRLTLDYIKSRSVKQGILYDSSEELNDIRISSDQKQRLLDNSERIERTGKKLEEGYRVVVETQEIGNEVLKNLGEQRETIQRSRTRLREADEELNRSSRLMNSMIMRSLQQKVVIYTVCVCFVIAVCLGVYIGIKRR, via the exons ATGGtttcactttttgaaaattacgaACAGCAATATTCAGTATTAACAGCCGACATTACCGCCCAAATTGGACTCCTAACAGCTTCAGCTACTA aagATCGTCGCCAGctcatttcaaatattgaaaaacatgtCGAAGAAGCTCAAGAATTG CTGGAACAAATGGAGTTGGAAGCGAGAGAAGTGGATCAATCGAAAAGACAAAGATGTAGAACGAAATTGGATTGTTACAGAGCCGAATTGAAGAGGCTCACTTtggattatataaaatcaagatcggttaaacaaggaattttataCGACAGTTCGGAAGAATTGAACGACATCAGAATATCTTCTGATCAAAAACAGAGGCTTTTAGACAATTCCGAAAGGATAGAAAGAACTGGAAAGAAACTGGAGGAAGGTTATAGAGTCGTAGTGGAAACCCAAGAAATCGGCAACGAAGTTTTGAAGAATTTAGGCGAACAGAGGGAAACTATACAAAGAAGTAGAACAAGg CTAAGAGAAGCCGATGAGGAACTAAATAGATCCAGTAGATTGATGAATTCAATGATTATGAGATCTTTACAACAAAAAGTTGTGATTTATACAGTTTGTGTTTGCTTCGTTATAGCTGTTTGTCTCGGGGTTTATATAGGGATCAAAAGGAGATGA
- the LOC130896254 gene encoding vesicle transport through interaction with t-SNAREs homolog 1A isoform X1: MVSLFENYEQQYSVLTADITAQIGLLTASATSKQMFIFFNLKCRLTTYLFFSIEDRRQLISNIEKHVEEAQELLEQMELEAREVDQSKRQRCRTKLDCYRAELKRLTLDYIKSRSVKQGILYDSSEELNDIRISSDQKQRLLDNSERIERTGKKLEEGYRVVVETQEIGNEVLKNLGEQRETIQRSRTRLREADEELNRSSRLMNSMIMRSLQQKVVIYTVCVCFVIAVCLGVYIGIKRR, translated from the exons ATGGtttcactttttgaaaattacgaACAGCAATATTCAGTATTAACAGCCGACATTACCGCCCAAATTGGACTCCTAACAGCTTCAGCTACTAGTAagcaaatgtttattttttttaatttaaaatgtagGTTAACCACCtacctttttttttctatagaagATCGTCGCCAGctcatttcaaatattgaaaaacatgtCGAAGAAGCTCAAGAATTG CTGGAACAAATGGAGTTGGAAGCGAGAGAAGTGGATCAATCGAAAAGACAAAGATGTAGAACGAAATTGGATTGTTACAGAGCCGAATTGAAGAGGCTCACTTtggattatataaaatcaagatcggttaaacaaggaattttataCGACAGTTCGGAAGAATTGAACGACATCAGAATATCTTCTGATCAAAAACAGAGGCTTTTAGACAATTCCGAAAGGATAGAAAGAACTGGAAAGAAACTGGAGGAAGGTTATAGAGTCGTAGTGGAAACCCAAGAAATCGGCAACGAAGTTTTGAAGAATTTAGGCGAACAGAGGGAAACTATACAAAGAAGTAGAACAAGg CTAAGAGAAGCCGATGAGGAACTAAATAGATCCAGTAGATTGATGAATTCAATGATTATGAGATCTTTACAACAAAAAGTTGTGATTTATACAGTTTGTGTTTGCTTCGTTATAGCTGTTTGTCTCGGGGTTTATATAGGGATCAAAAGGAGATGA